In Lolium rigidum isolate FL_2022 chromosome 7, APGP_CSIRO_Lrig_0.1, whole genome shotgun sequence, the DNA window CTGATCAATACTAGCGATAGTAGCCAATACTAACACAACACCAGCTGCATTGCCCCCGATCTCCAGCTTAGGGAGAAACGAACCGAGAGTGCACGCCTTGAGCAAGCCTCGGCCCCGGTTGCTCTCCATCTTCTCTGATCGTCCTCGTCACTGTCGCAGCCTGCCAGAAATGCGAAGGAGCAACTCGTGCTTGGGTtgtgtgcctaggagcacgtcggCGCTGCCCGTGGAGAGGTCCTTTGCTCCTCCGGCTCCGATGCAGTCGTGGCCGTCCTCAGGTACGTGTGTGCGTGCTTGCATGTTCATGCCATGTGCTTCTGTTCTTCCGATGATGAACTATTTAAGGTGGCCTTTAGGTGTGTCGAGTTGTCGAGGTCGGGGTACGTAGCTAGCTGGGTAGGTTGCTTGGCTGAAAAATACAACCACGAACAATCTTTTCTACTGTAGGTTATATGAGTGATCTAATAAGGATCATTCTCTCTTTCCATGTTGCAATTCCTCTGTATTGTGAACATCGACATAACTCTTAACACCATAAGAAGGGTCAATTCAATTATATGTGACCAAGTTGGACCATCAAATCACGATGTTTTGGACGCTATGTTTTGTCTTCATTACGGAGTAAGTAGAGTATATATGTGCGTTGTTTCTGTTTTTGGATGACTTACTTCTTTCGAATCCATATTCGTTTTTGTGCAAAATCAGCAACAAACTAATGTGGAATGGAGAGGTATATTTTGAGTGCGTCGACCACTTACATCTGCAGATCATCTAATCATCACGAGTTCAATAATTATTACAATCACATACTCATGTAAAGCGGCTCGAAAATCATCCTACATTTTGAGTTCACGATTGCACCGACGATCACTCTAAGTTAGTCGGAAGTTCAACTAGCTGGCTTTTGCTAACACTCTCTAACATTTTTGGTTGACCACCGGTTATTCCTTTTCTGGTTTCAGATGGAGGATTTGCAAAGGGCATCATAGACCTCGGAGGCCTGGAGGCGCGCCAAGTCACCACGTTCGCCAAGGTCTGGTCCACTGCGCAGGGCGGCCAAGACGGCCTCGGCGCAACCTTCTTCCAGCCGTCGCCGGTACCGGCCGGATTCCGCGCTCTCGGTCACTACGCGCAGCCCAACAACCGGCCACTCTctggccacgtcctcgtcgtCCGGGACGCGTCCGGCACCGGAGCACTCCTAGTCCCGCCGCTGGACTACACCCTTGTCTGGTCCAGCGGTCAGGATGGTGGTGCTGGCTTCTTCTGGCTCCCCATGGCCCCGGACGGCTACAGGGCGGTGGGCATAGCGGTCACGACGACCAAGGATAAGCCGCCGCTCGACGAGGTCGTGTGCGTCCGTGCCGACTTCACCGAGGCGTGCGAGGACGAGGAGTCTGTGTGGAGCAGCGACAAGGACGGGTTCAGCGCAACTTCTCTGAGGCCGGCGGTACGTGGCATCGATGCCCGGGGCGTGCACGCCGGCACGTTCGGAGTCCACGTACAGAGCAGCACCGCGGCGACGACGACCTTGGCGTGTCTCAAGAACAACAGCGGGGCTTACACGTCATGCATGCCCGACCTGGCTCAGCTGCATGCCCTTCTGGCGGCCTACTCGCCGCAGGTGTACCTGCACCCCAACGACCCGTACATGCCTTCGTCGGTGCCGTGGTACTTCGAGAACGGCGCTCTGCTGTACCAGAACGGCAGCCAGACGGCACCGACGCCCGTGGTCGCCGACGGGTCGAACCTCCCGCAGGGCGGCGGCAACGACGGCGCGTACTGGCTCGACCTGCCGGTGGATAAAGGCCAGAGGGAGAGGGTCAAGAAGGGCGACCTCGCCGGCGCGAAAGCCTACGTGCAGGCGAAGCCGATGCTGGGAGGGACGGCTACGGACCTTGCCTTGTGGTTCTTCTACCCATTTAATGGGCCAGCTCGGGCCAAGGTTGGCCCCCTCACAATCCCGCTCGGTATGATCGGCGAGCACGTCGGCGACTGGGAGCACGTGACGCTGCGCGTGAGCAACTTCTCCGGCGAACTGCTCCGGGTGTACTTATCGCAGCACAGCACGGGCACCTGGATGGAGGCATCGCAGCTCGAGTACATCGGCAGCAGACCGGTGGCGTACGCGTCGCGGAGCGGGCATGCGTTCTACCCCAAGGAGGGGCTGGTGCTGCAGGGCGACTCGAAGCTGGGGATCGGGATACGGAACGACTGCGGCAAGGGGAGCATGATGGACACTGGCGGTGGGCGGTGCGAGGTGGTCTCCGCGGAGTACCTCGGCGCCGGGAAGGTGGCCGAACCGGCGTGGCTTGGGTTCGAGAGGGGGTGGGGCCCGAAGGAGGAGTACGACATCGGGCGCGAGATCAACCGCGCGGCGAGGATCCTGCCGCGCAAGATGAGGGAGCGGCTAGGCCAGCTGGTGAAGGAGCTGCTCGTCGGAGAAGGGCCCACGGGGCCAAAGATGAAGGGAAGCTGGAGAAATGACGAAAGGGATCCCAAAACCTGATCGATGATGCACGCCGTGTCAGTTCTCCATGCGAACCTCCATTCGCTCACCGTTTGATCGATGCATGTGATGTCATCTGATCGGACTGTTACGACAGTTCCGTATGGGTTCATCCGTTCATGCGATATGTTTATGTGTGTGATCTAAATTACA includes these proteins:
- the LOC124678135 gene encoding uncharacterized protein LOC124678135 — its product is MRRSNSCLGCVPRSTSALPVERSFAPPAPMQSWPSSVSDGGFAKGIIDLGGLEARQVTTFAKVWSTAQGGQDGLGATFFQPSPVPAGFRALGHYAQPNNRPLSGHVLVVRDASGTGALLVPPLDYTLVWSSGQDGGAGFFWLPMAPDGYRAVGIAVTTTKDKPPLDEVVCVRADFTEACEDEESVWSSDKDGFSATSLRPAVRGIDARGVHAGTFGVHVQSSTAATTTLACLKNNSGAYTSCMPDLAQLHALLAAYSPQVYLHPNDPYMPSSVPWYFENGALLYQNGSQTAPTPVVADGSNLPQGGGNDGAYWLDLPVDKGQRERVKKGDLAGAKAYVQAKPMLGGTATDLALWFFYPFNGPARAKVGPLTIPLGMIGEHVGDWEHVTLRVSNFSGELLRVYLSQHSTGTWMEASQLEYIGSRPVAYASRSGHAFYPKEGLVLQGDSKLGIGIRNDCGKGSMMDTGGGRCEVVSAEYLGAGKVAEPAWLGFERGWGPKEEYDIGREINRAARILPRKMRERLGQLVKELLVGEGPTGPKMKGSWRNDERDPKT